In Lactiplantibacillus pentosus, the sequence CGGTATTTGGGTATTTACAACTGACCCAACAGACGGACCGAATCGCAGAACTCGCGCAGTGGTGCATTAAACAAGTGGATGAAGGGAGGGTTTCCAGTGTCAAATAATGAACAGGACCAAACAGCAGCTGACTTTGTGATTGGTCGCCACCCAGCAATGGCTGCCATTAAGAGTGACCAACAAATCAACAAAGTCTTTATTCAAAGTGGGTTGCAGGCGGATGTGCTGAATGATATTGCTAAAATTGCCAAAAAACGGAATTTGATCGTGCAATACGTGCCCAAACAAAAGTTAGACCGGTTGACCGATAATGCGAACCATCAGGGGGTCGCAGTCGGAGTCGCCGCGTTTGAATATGCGACGATCGATGACTTGTTTGCCGTGGCGAAGGCCAAGGATGAAGCCCCATTTTTCTTGATTTTAGATAACATCGAGGATCCCCACAACCTCGGTTCAATCATGCGAACAGCGGATGCCGCCGGGGTACATGGCATCATCATTCCAAAACGCCGGGCAGTCGGCTTGACCAGTACGGTGGCCAAAACGTCGACGGGTGCAATCGAACACGTCAAGGTGGCGCGGGTCACGAACTTGGTTCAGACGGTCAAGCAACTGCAAGAAGCCGGCCTCTGGATTTTTGGAACGGACATGAACGGAACGGATTACCGCCAGTGGGATGCATCTGGTGCAGTCGGCCTCATTATTGGGAACGAAGGCAAGGGGATTTCCCCATTGTTGAAGAAAAACGTCGATGAGATGCTGACGATTCCAATGATTGGTCATGTTCAGAGTTTGAATGCCAGCGTGGCAGCTAGCCTCTTGATTTATCAAGGTTATACGTCACGGTATCCACTGGGAAAATGATATGAAACAACAACTATTGATTGTTGATGCTTATAATATGATTGGTAATTGGCCCGAGCTCAATCATTTGAAGCAAACGGACCGCTTACCACAAGCCCGCGATGAGTTAATCAGCATGTTAACTGAATATAAGAAAATCACGGGTCTCAATATCAGCCTAGTATTTGATGCGATGTACGTCCCAGGTAACTCTAAGAGCTATCGCCAGGCGGATTTGGAAATCATCTGGACGAGTAAGGACCAGACGGCGGACAGTTATATTGAAAAGTATGCGGCTGAAAAACAGTCGCGGGTGCTGCAAGTCACGGTCGCCACGAGTGACCAAGCCGAACA encodes:
- the rlmB gene encoding 23S rRNA (guanosine(2251)-2'-O)-methyltransferase RlmB, producing the protein MKGGFPVSNNEQDQTAADFVIGRHPAMAAIKSDQQINKVFIQSGLQADVLNDIAKIAKKRNLIVQYVPKQKLDRLTDNANHQGVAVGVAAFEYATIDDLFAVAKAKDEAPFFLILDNIEDPHNLGSIMRTADAAGVHGIIIPKRRAVGLTSTVAKTSTGAIEHVKVARVTNLVQTVKQLQEAGLWIFGTDMNGTDYRQWDASGAVGLIIGNEGKGISPLLKKNVDEMLTIPMIGHVQSLNASVAASLLIYQGYTSRYPLGK
- a CDS encoding YacP-like NYN domain-containing protein codes for the protein MKQQLLIVDAYNMIGNWPELNHLKQTDRLPQARDELISMLTEYKKITGLNISLVFDAMYVPGNSKSYRQADLEIIWTSKDQTADSYIEKYAAEKQSRVLQVTVATSDQAEQWVIFSEGALRVPALELRKRVHTALKEVRHTAVRTQDLGSVRKSPWNEAQLTALDQFRQQLERNHVKHHHK